The Pseudomonas berkeleyensis genome includes a region encoding these proteins:
- a CDS encoding excalibur calcium-binding domain-containing protein, giving the protein MKNLIIALLIGAAVWQFYLKPNSERSDSSTSYPASQPTTSVSSGIPTSLTQPSISPARPATPSYSCDGRTHCSQMTSCAEATFFLRNCPGTKMDGDNDGVPCEQQWCRW; this is encoded by the coding sequence TTGAAGAATCTGATCATTGCTCTACTGATCGGCGCTGCTGTCTGGCAATTTTATCTGAAACCTAATTCAGAGCGCTCTGATAGCTCGACCTCATACCCTGCTAGTCAACCGACAACTAGCGTCTCCAGTGGTATACCAACTAGCTTAACTCAGCCATCTATCAGCCCTGCAAGGCCTGCTACTCCGTCTTACTCTTGTGACGGTCGAACCCATTGTTCTCAAATGACTTCGTGCGCTGAGGCCACTTTTTTCCTTCGTAATTGCCCTGGCACGAAGATGGACGGCGACAACGATGGCGTGCCATGTGAACAGCAATGGTGCCGCTGGTAG
- a CDS encoding phage integrase, which yields MTARKDGNTWTADFYENGRSGRRIRKKGFKTKAAAQRYESEFFASLNTTGRPLDDRLSDLVTLWHELHGCSLKDAKHRLARTLATVERLGNPMASNFDALAWARYRQTRLKDVSPHTVNHEQRYLSAVFSELIRLGAWVGNNPLAKVRQIKTDQTELTFLTLQQVEQLLEECKRSTNNHTYPVALICLATGARWDEAESLQRGALFGGKAHFHRTKNRQSRSVPIPKEVEEIALKVGMPGNGRLFMPCRSAFRSAYQRCGFHTPGQMTHILRHTFASHYMMGGGDILGLQRILGHSTITMTMRYAHLSPDHLESALRLSPLNQSGHTVITGR from the coding sequence ATGACGGCTAGAAAAGACGGCAACACCTGGACAGCTGACTTCTACGAAAACGGCCGCTCGGGTCGTCGTATTCGCAAGAAGGGCTTCAAAACCAAGGCTGCAGCCCAGCGCTATGAATCCGAGTTCTTCGCCAGCCTGAACACTACCGGCCGACCGCTCGATGATCGCCTGTCGGATCTGGTGACGCTCTGGCATGAATTGCACGGCTGCTCACTCAAGGATGCCAAGCATCGGCTTGCCCGCACCCTGGCCACTGTCGAACGTCTCGGCAATCCGATGGCCTCCAACTTCGATGCCCTCGCCTGGGCACGCTATCGTCAGACTCGCCTAAAGGACGTCAGCCCGCACACCGTCAACCACGAACAGCGCTACCTGTCGGCAGTGTTCTCCGAACTGATCCGCCTGGGTGCCTGGGTCGGCAACAATCCGTTGGCCAAGGTTCGCCAGATTAAGACCGACCAGACCGAGCTGACGTTTCTGACCTTGCAGCAGGTCGAACAACTGCTTGAAGAGTGCAAACGCTCGACCAACAACCATACCTATCCGGTTGCGCTGATCTGCTTAGCCACTGGCGCCCGATGGGACGAAGCGGAATCACTGCAACGCGGTGCTCTGTTCGGCGGTAAGGCCCATTTTCACCGAACGAAAAACCGTCAGTCCCGGTCGGTGCCGATCCCGAAAGAGGTCGAAGAGATAGCCTTAAAGGTAGGAATGCCGGGAAATGGCCGATTGTTCATGCCCTGCCGGTCGGCATTCCGGTCTGCTTACCAGCGTTGCGGCTTCCACACACCTGGCCAGATGACCCACATCCTCCGGCACACCTTCGCGAGCCATTACATGATGGGCGGTGGTGACATCCTGGGCCTGCAACGCATCCTCGGGCACTCAACTATCACCATGACCATGCGCTATGCGCACCTGTCGCCTGATCATCTGGAGTCTGCGCTTCGTCTATCTCCACTCAATCAAAGCGGTCATACTGTGATAACAGGGAGGTGA
- a CDS encoding zonular occludens toxin domain-containing protein, translating to MSIKIHHGPNGSYKTSGAIQDDAVPALKEGRLIITNVRGFTLERVLQVMPDIPETVDIINLDLESLDDMERMRTWFQWAPRGAFIIFDETQLVFPKAWRERDLERFDFPGGPEAAAKADRPMSWLDGWTRHRHWNWDIVLTTPNIAYIRDDIRMTCEMAYRHSNLAVIGISGRYKEAQHDAQVNRPPMEGTVIEYKRIKPDTFRLYQSTATGKTQDTKAGKSLLKSPKLLALLVFMAILVVALLSLGGIDFGPATADKANPGPPADTPPSSATPAAVSDSPLAALRIPNVADQQSAVPAPDLNHPLAGRTFVLRGVLFAERNGKPVQVGQLEVVDANGSVLRQSFADLHKLGYLIHVRSECFVDIQHPMGFKGTAICPGVRPREVASSAQTPGTSSVSVPSQPTQAASPVRVTVVPDNEYASRPWR from the coding sequence ATGTCGATCAAGATTCACCACGGCCCCAACGGCTCCTATAAAACATCCGGCGCGATACAGGACGACGCGGTGCCGGCTCTCAAGGAAGGCCGGCTGATCATCACCAACGTCCGCGGCTTCACCCTGGAACGCGTGCTGCAGGTCATGCCGGATATTCCGGAAACGGTCGACATCATCAACCTCGACCTTGAATCGCTCGATGATATGGAGCGCATGCGCACCTGGTTCCAGTGGGCGCCGCGCGGCGCGTTCATCATCTTTGATGAAACCCAACTGGTCTTCCCCAAGGCCTGGCGCGAACGCGATCTGGAACGCTTCGATTTTCCGGGCGGCCCCGAGGCGGCGGCGAAAGCTGACCGCCCGATGAGCTGGCTCGACGGCTGGACACGCCACCGGCATTGGAACTGGGACATCGTCCTCACCACTCCGAATATCGCCTACATACGCGACGACATCCGCATGACCTGTGAGATGGCTTACAGGCATTCCAACCTTGCCGTGATCGGCATTAGTGGCCGTTACAAGGAGGCCCAGCATGACGCTCAAGTCAACCGTCCCCCCATGGAAGGAACGGTCATCGAATACAAGCGTATCAAGCCCGATACCTTCCGCCTCTACCAGTCCACCGCCACCGGAAAAACCCAGGACACCAAGGCCGGCAAAAGTCTTCTCAAGTCGCCTAAGCTACTTGCTCTACTGGTATTTATGGCCATTCTTGTTGTCGCTCTACTATCTCTCGGCGGCATCGATTTCGGCCCTGCTACAGCTGACAAAGCCAATCCTGGCCCGCCTGCGGACACCCCTCCGTCTAGCGCTACGCCTGCTGCGGTTTCTGACTCTCCGCTTGCTGCTCTTCGTATTCCTAATGTGGCTGACCAGCAAAGTGCTGTTCCTGCTCCTGACCTGAATCACCCGCTCGCGGGGCGAACATTCGTCCTGCGCGGTGTGCTCTTCGCCGAACGCAACGGCAAGCCCGTGCAGGTTGGCCAACTGGAGGTCGTCGACGCAAACGGCTCCGTTCTGAGGCAAAGCTTTGCTGACCTCCACAAGCTCGGCTACTTGATCCACGTGCGCAGTGAATGCTTCGTGGATATCCAGCACCCGATGGGATTCAAAGGAACGGCCATCTGTCCGGGCGTGAGACCAAGAGAAGTCGCGTCATCCGCTCAAACACCCGGAACCAGTAGCGTTTCCGTGCCTTCCCAGCCCACCCAAGCTGCATCCCCAGTCCGCGTCACGGTGGTTCCGGATAACGAATATGCCAGCAGGCCGTGGCGCTGA
- a CDS encoding DUF2523 family protein, with the protein MEWIAGVIDNFFTFIQWVWDFLTTGIYELIKDFLVLLTKAAIYSWVSLQVMALEVAYEAAQGIMSDIGVAEAVRQRWAGLPAEVASALSFFGIPQALNIIFSALSTRFVLKFVPFLGR; encoded by the coding sequence ATGGAATGGATTGCGGGTGTTATTGATAACTTCTTTACCTTCATACAGTGGGTGTGGGATTTTTTAACCACAGGCATCTATGAGCTGATTAAAGACTTCCTCGTCCTGCTGACCAAGGCGGCTATTTATTCCTGGGTCTCGCTACAGGTCATGGCGCTGGAAGTCGCTTATGAGGCCGCGCAAGGCATCATGTCGGATATCGGTGTGGCGGAGGCTGTTCGTCAGCGCTGGGCTGGTCTGCCTGCCGAAGTGGCGTCTGCACTCTCCTTCTTCGGTATCCCCCAGGCGCTGAACATCATCTTTTCCGCGCTCTCGACCCGCTTCGTCCTCAAGTTCGTACCGTTCCTGGGGCGCTAA